The sequence GAGATCCCCGGGGTCGCCAACAGCTATTTTCTGAAGGCGGCGGTCAACGCGATTCGCAAACATCGCGGTGAGCCTGAAGTGGAGGCTGTTGAATTCCTCAAGCTTATCCGTGAACGGATGAAGCTGGTGAAGATGGATGACAACCTGTTCAAGCGGCCCGTGAATGAGGGCTTCTCCGGCGGCGAGAAGAAGCGCAACGAGATCTTTCAGATGGCGGTGCTCGAGCCGACCCTGGCGGTGCTGGACGAGACCGATTCGGGCCTGGACATCGATGCCCTCAAGACGGTGTCGGAAGGGGTCAATGCGCTGCGCTCTCCGAGTCGCGCCTTCCTGTTGATCACCCATTATCAGCGCTTGCTCAACTACATCCAGCCTGACCATGTGCATGTGCTGGTCAAGGGGCAGATTGTCCGCTCCGGCGGCAAGGAACTGGCCGAGGAGCTGGAGCATTCCGGCTACGCGCTGTTTGAAGAGGACGCGGCCTGAGCCGCCTCCACGACCGAGCAGGGGAGCAACATGTCTGCAGTTGCGGAAGAAAAGAGTGTTTACCTGGCCGACTTCGAGGCGCAGGCGCCGGCGGCGGAACCCGCCTGGCTGCGAGAGCGTCGGGAAGCCGGCATTCGCGCCTTTGAAGCCCAGGGCTTTCCGGGACGTCGCGTCGAGGCCTGGCGCAACGTCAAGTTGAATGCCCTGGCCCAAGAGCATTTCCGGCCGGCCTCGACACTGGGCGCCATTCCCATGGCGTTGGCGCCAACGGCGGCACTGATTCCCGAGGCGCACCGCATGGTGTTTGTTGACGGCCACCTCAGTGAATCGCATGAGTCCATGAATGCGCTGCCGGCTGGCGTTGCCGTGCGCCGTCTGCCAGAGGCGGTGGCATCGGAGCCGGATGCCCTTCAGGCCGATCTTGCGGCCCGGGCCGAACTCGACCATCACCCGTTTGCAGCCCTCAATACGGCTTTCTGGTCCGATGGCGTCGTGGTGGACGTTGCTGCGGATACCGCCGTCGATCAACCGATAGTTCTGGTCTTCATGGCCAGCGAGGCCGCGGCCGGAGTTGCCGTCTACCCACGTGTTCTGGTGCGCACGGCCGCCGGTGCCGAGGTGGAACTGGCGATCGTGCATGCCGGGCCGGATGGGCTGTCGTACATGAGCTGCCCCGTCGTGGAAGTCTCGGTGGGCGACAACAGCCGGGTGACGCTGCATCACCTGCAGGAAGAGGGCGACGGCGCTTACCATTTTGGTCTGGTGCATGCCGATCTGGGACGTGATGCCAGGTTTCATGCGCACAGTTTCAGCACCGGCGCCAAGATCGGACGCACCGACTTCTACGTCAACCTGAACGGCGAGGGCGCCCACGCGGAGCTTGGTGGCTTGTCGCTGGTCAATGACGGCCAGTACACCGACTACCACACGTGGGTACGACATCAGGTTGGGCACTGCACCAGCGAACAGCTCTTCAAGGGCATACTCGATGGCAAGGCCGAGTCGGTGTTTGACGGCCTCATCCGGGTTGCCAAGGATGCCCAGAAAACCGATTCCCAGCAGCAGAACAGAAACCTGCTGTTGAGCCCAAGGGCTCTGGCGCATTCCAACCCGCGGCTTGAAATCTACGCTGATGACGTCAAGTGCGCCCACGGGTCCACCGTGGGTCAGCTGGACAAGGACGCGCTGTTCTACCTGCGCTCCCGTGGCATCGGTGAAAAAGACGCCCGAGGCCTGCTCACCTTTGCGTTTGCGAACGACATGCTTGAGGCCGTCGGTATCGAATCCCTGAAGCAGTACCAGCGAGAGCGCCTGTTCGGCATCCTGCCCGGCGACGAGGCGGCGAAGGAGTTGTCATGAGCTCTGTGAATCCGGTAGTGCAGTCTGCGCCCGTGGCGCTGGATATCGCGGCCATCCGACGCGAGTTTCCGGTTCTGGACCAGCAGGTCAACGGCCACCCGCTGGTCTATCTCGACAATGGCGCCAGTGCCCAGAAGCCCAATGCCGTGATCGAGGCAGAGGCGCAATGCTATCGGGAGTACTACGCCAATATTCACCGGGGTGTGCACAGCTTGTCGCAGCGTTCCACCAGCGCCTTTGAGGCGGTGCGTGGCAAGGTACGGCAGCTGCTCAACGCGCCCTCGGAGAAGGAAGTCATCTTTACCCGTGGCACCACCGAGGGCATCAACCTGGTGGCCTACAGTTTCGTTGAACCGCGGCTGCAGCCCGGCGATGAAATTCTCATCACTGCCATGGAGCATCACTCCAACATCGTGCCCTGGCAGATTCTCTGCGAGCGCACCGGCGCCAAGCTGGTGGTGGTGCCGATATCCGACGCCGGAGAGATCTCGCTTGAGGACGTGGAAGCGCGGCTCTCCGAGCGCACCCGGATCGTCAGCATCATTCATGTCTCCAATGCGCTGGGAACGATCAACCCGGTGAAGCAGGTCGTGGATCTCGCCCATGCCCGGGATATTCCCGTGCTGGTGGACGGTGCCCAGTCGGCACCGCACATGCCGGTGGACGTTCAGGCCCTGGGTTGCGATTTCTTCGTGTTCTCCGGCCACAAGCTTTACGGTCCCTCTGGTGTGGGCGTGCTCTGGGGCCGCTACGATCTGTTGAAGGCCATGCGGCCCTGGCAGGGCGGGGGCGACATGATTCGCTCGGTCACTTTCGAGAAGACCGAGTTCGCCGACCCGCCAGCCCGCTTCGAAGCCGGTACACCGAATATCGCCGGCGTGATTGGTCTGGGAGCGGCGGTGGACTGGTTCATGGCACTGGATCCCGCTGCCGTGGCGGCCCATGAAGCCGATCTACTCGCCTACGCCACCGAACAGGTCGGCGGCATTGCTGGCGTACGCCTCATCGGCACGGCGCACGAGCGGGCCGGGGCCTTGTCGTTCGTGATGGAAGACGCCCACCCCCATGACATTGGCACCATCCTCGATGGATATGGCGTGGCGGTACGAGCCGGGCATCATTGTGCGGAGCCGGTCATGCGGCGGTATGGGGTGCCAGCAACGGCACGGGCTTCCTTTGGCGTGTACAACACCCGGGAAGAGGTCGATCGCCTGGTCATGGCCATCGGCAAGGTTCGGGAGCTGTTCGGGCCTCGATGACCGAGCAGTCCCCGGCAGCGCTCTATCAGACCGTGGTGATCGAACACAACCGATCACCACGCAACTTTCGCGTCGTAGAGCCGTGCAGCCATGCCGCCACCGGGCGCAATCCCGTGTGCGGGGACACAGTGATCCTGCTTCTGCGAGTCGATGACCATGGACGCATCGCCGATGTCGGATTTCAGGGCGATTCCTGCGCCGTGACCACGGCTTCCGCTTCACTGCTCACGGTCAATCTGCTCGGGCAAACCGTCGACGACGCCCTCGAATTGGCTCGCTCGGTGGAAATCATGATTAGCCAGGGCGATCGCGTCGCGGATTCGGCTCCGGGCCGAGACGATCTGAATGTGCTCGCGGACGTGCGTCACTTTCCCGGCCGCTGCAATTGCGCAAGGCTTCCCTGGATGACGCTGCAGACTATGCTGGGCGAGCAGGCGGACCCCGTCGCGAAGCAGAGTGCTGCAGCGCTCCAGGTTACGGTAGATAGATGATCCGCACCGCGCCCCAGTGACGGCCGTTTACCATCACCGGCGAAGACGCATCCATGGTCAGGACAAAACGATCGCCCATGTTGCGTCGGTAGGCCTGTAACAGGAATGGTTTTTCATTTTTCGCTGCGGCCAACCCGACTCGATCGTCGAACATGCGACGGTTGCGGCAATTGGCCGCGTTCCACAACGGATCGTCGGGCCGTTGCGGCTGTGACACGTGCTGATTGTGGGTCGCGATGTGGCCATGATCATCCGTGGTACAGCAGGCCAGGATGGTATCCGCTGCCTGGTAGTGGGGTTCCTGTATCGCCGGCAGGACCTCGTCCGTGAAGCCGGTGTAGCGGGTCAGATACTGCTTTGGATCGGAATCGGCAATCGGGCGATAATCCCGGTCGAACAATTCCTCAAGGCTGATGCGCTGGTCTCTGACTGCTTGCTCGAATGCGGCGGAGACGCTTCGAGCCGCCTCCCGCGCCCGGCTTATCATGTCCCGCTCCGGGGTCTCCAGTTCGCCGTCGTTGACCAGATTGAGCAAGGCCTCGGCCTTGCCGAGCACACGGTTGCCGTCTTCCTGCATTTCCTTGAGGTGTTCCGCCGAGATCGCGCTCTCGCGGCTCAGACCCGTGAGATGGTCCTGCATGCTCGCGCACAGCGCCCTGATGGCCTGCACGGCTTCCACGATCTCATTTGACTGGCGGTCCACGCCCGCCATTGCCTGGCCGATACGCTCGACAACTTCGTCCAGTGAGCCGGTGGCTGCGCGGACTTCCCGCGCGCGCAAACTGCCCTGCGCACCGATGTCGGCCAGGGTATGAGCCTGCACCGTAAGCCCGTTGAGTGTGGTTTCGATGTCGGTGGTGGCCTCGCTGGTCTGTTGGGCCAGTTGCTTCACCTCGTCCGCCACCACTGCAAACCCATGACCTGCCTCGCCGGCGCGGGCCGCCTCGATGGCCGCATTCAACGCAAGCAGATTGGTCTGCTTGGCGATGCCGTCAATGCCTCGGGCAGCCTTGGTGATGCGTGCGAGCACATCGGCCAAGCCGGTGAGATCCTGATGGATGCCGGAGACATCGTCCGCCAGAGCCTGCATGGAGGTGATGGATTCCGTCACGGTGCTTGCCGCGTTGGCCACATCTTGCGCTGCCGTCGCCGCGACATGCTGGGCACCGCGAGCAGCCTCGTCCACCTCGCCATGATGCTGACCGAGGGTCTCTGTCATCTGTTGCAGCTGCTCGAACAGTGCTGCCTGCCGATCGACACGACCGGCAATGGCGTCCACGTTGCCGGCGATATCCGAGGTCTCAACGGCAATCCGGCGGCCATGCACGGCCGCCTGCGCAACGGCGTTGGCGCCGATCTGCCCGTCCTTGCCCAGTGACCCCAACGCCGTAGCGGTCTCCAGTAATCCCGCGGCGCGTTGCTGTGCTTCGCTGACGGCATTGTCGGCCTGGGCGACATCCTGGCGCATGCCGTTCAGACCGTCGACGGTCTCTCTGCAATGTTCGTCGATCGCGCTGACGGCGCTGCCGATACGATCGGATTCCCGTTCCACGTCAGCCATGGCTTCTGCCACTGCTGCCATCATCGTGGACAGGGTTTCTGCACCTTGCCGAACGCTTTCCGCACGCTCGGTTCCGGCGGCGCCACGATCCATCAGTCGATCGATCCGGCTGGTCAATTCTTCCAGCAGGGCGCGAATGTCCGCTGTCGCTTCGCTGGTCTGCCTCGCCAGCTCCTTGACGTGTTCGGCGACCACTGCGAAGCCGCGGCCCACTTCGCCGGCCCGGGTCGCCTCGATGGTCGCGTTCAGGGCGAGGAGATTGGTCTGCTTGGCGATGCTCGTGATGCCGGCAGCGACTTCCGCGACCCGATCAAGGGCGCTTTTCAGTCCGCCCACCTGATGCTCGATGGTACCCACCGATTCGGTGAGTTCACCAACGGCCTTGACGGCCTGCTCGATGGTGTCTTTCCACGCCGACACCTGGGTCGACGCTTCCGAGGCAGACTCCCGGGCACGGCCAGCTGATGTATCCACCGTGCGATTGCGCTGGTCCAGGTCCTCTGCCGAGTCGAGCAACTCGCGATACTGGGACGCTTCGCGGGCGACCCGTTCCGAGATGCGATCGAGGCCCTCGGCCATGTTCCCGGTAATGTCGCCCAGTTCCGTGCCGAGTGCGGCAATGCTGCCAAGTACCTCTGTGTAGTCACGGGGTGCACGGCCCACGGACTCGGTGACCAGGCTTGCCGTCTGGCCGGAACTTCTGAAAAAGCCGAACAGGTTCATCGAATCTTTTCTCCCGCCCTCGCCGCGATGGATAAACCGTCGCTGGTGTACTCCCTGAGTGCTTTAACGGCAGCCATGGCCGCCGCTTGAGCCGCACCATGGGCGGCACAATGTTGCTACTGTGCTGAAGGATAAGAGACTTTTCCGTGGTCACTGTCACAGATGGGCGGGATCAGCGGTGGATCCCGCCCTTCGCAGGTCACGCGGCCCTGGTCTGTTTGCGTCGCGGCTTGCCGGGTAGCACGTCGGTTGGGCTGAAGTCGTCAACGGCGATGACCGTGCGCCTTGCCGCATCCGCCTCACGCAGCGTTGCTGCCTCGTGATCGCTGATCAGGCCCTTTGCCAGGGCGGCGTCGGCGAGTTCTTCCCACAAGGCAGGCTGCAGGGCACCCTCCTTGATCGCCTTTTGAACCCTGGCCTCTATGGGGGCAGCGGCGATCACGCGATCCACCGCGTGCAGCACTGCCCCGGCACCGTCCTCCGGATCGGCGCTGCGGTAGGCGCCAGCGACCAGGCGGTCCAGTGCCGGGTTCGGCTCCATCAGCAGGCGTGCCACCTTGGCTCCGGTCCGATCGTCCGGGCCGCGCAGGCGACGTCCCAGGGGGAAGATGATCGGGCGCAATACCGCGGCGACGACCCGGTCGGGGAAATTCTTCAGAACTTCGTCGAGGCGGAGTTCGATCATCGACAGGCAGTGCGCCATCGCCCACTGCAGCAGTGGCAGATCCTCGGACGGGCGGCCCTGATCCTCGTAGCGCTTGAGGCAGGCGGAGCCCAGGTAAAGGTAGCTGAGGACGTCCCCTAGCCGTGCCGAGATGCGCTCCCGGCGTTTGAGCGAGCCGCCCAGCACAAGCATGCTGCAGTCCGCAAGCAACGCGAAGGCCGCCGAGAGGCGAGTCAGCTGTCGATAGTAGCGTCGGGTGGATCGTCCCCCCGGTGTGCTGAGCAGCCCCCCGCCGGTCAGGCCCAGCAGCAGCGAGCGAGCCGCATTGCCAGCACCAAATCCCAGGTGCTCCATCAGTAGTGCGTCAAAGTCCTCGGCGGCCTGCTCCTGATCCGCTTCCCGGGTGAGCAGCATTTCCCGGAGCACGAAGGGGTGACAGCGGATGGCGCCCTGGCCAAAAATCATCATGTTGCGGGTGAGGATGTTCGCACCCTCGACGGTAATGCTAATGGGCGCGGTCTGGTAGGTGCGGCCCAGGTAGTTGTTCGGGCCCAGGCAGATGCCCTTGCCACCGTGAACATCCATGGCGTCGTTGACGCACTGGCGCATGCCCTCCGTGAGGTGGTATTTCACTACAGCGGAGAGCACCGATGGTTTCTCGCCGAGGTCCACGGCGCCCGCGGTCATGGTGCGGGCCGCGTCCATGAGGTAGGTCAGCCCACCAATCCGGGCCAGAGCCTCCTGGATGCCTTCGAACTCGCCAATGGGCATCTTGAACTGTCGACGCACGCGGGCGTAGGCACCGGTATGCAGGGCGCAGGCCTTCGCCGCGCCGGTGCCGCCTGCGGGCAGTGAGATTGAGCGGCCGACGGACAGGCAGTTCATCAGCATCATCCAGCCCTTGCCCACCATGTCGCGACCGCCGATGATCCAGTCCAGTGGAATGAACACGTCCTTGCCGCTGTTGGGGCCATTCATGAAGGCCGCATTCAGCGGGAAATGGCGGCGACCGATATTCACACCGGGGGTTTTCGTGGGAATCAATGCCAGGGTGATGCCGAGATCCGGTTCATCGCCCAGCAGGCCGTCGGGGTCGTAGGCGCGGAATGCGAGGCCCAGCAGCGTCGCCACAGGCCCAAGGGTGATATAGCGTTTCTCCCAGGTCAGTCGCAAGCCGATTACTTCTTCGCCTTGCCAGTCGCCCTTGCAGACAATCCCGTAGTCGCGCATGGACCCGGCCGCATCCGAGCCGGCTTCCGGGCTGGTCAGGGCAAAGCAGGGGATCTCTTCGCCACGGGCGAGACGCGGCAGGTAGTGGCTGCGCTGCGCCTCGGTGCCGTAATGCATGAGCAGCTCGGCAGGTCCCAGCGAATTCGGCACCATCACGGTGGAGCCCAGGTCGCTGCAGCGGCTGGCGAGCTTCATGGCAATCTCGGAGTGGGCAATGGCCGAGAAGCCCTTGCCGCCATACTCCTTGGGGATGATCAGGCCGAGAAATCCCTGGCTGCGGATGAAATCCCAGGTCTCGGGTGAGAGATCCATGCGCTTGAAGGTGACGTCCCACTCATTGGTCATTCGGCACAAGTCTTCGGTGGGGCCGTCGAGGAAGGTCTGTTCTTCATCGCTCAGGCGGGGTGATGGGTAATGCAGCAGTGCGTCCCAATCCGGATTGCCGGAAAACAGTTGCCCATCCCACCACACGGTACCCGCCTCGATAGCCTCGCGTTCCGTCTCCGACATGGCGGGCAGCACCTTGCCGAACCAGTGGAACAGCGGTCGGCTGATATAGCGACGCCGCAGCCCCTCGACATTCAGTGGGATGGCGATGAGCGCGAACAGCAGCCACAGGAGCAGATTGACGGTCCAGTGCAAAGGGCCTGCCACCGTCATCAGCGCCAGGTACACCGCCATGATGGCGGTTCCAGTGAGCAACCAGACACCGGCGTAGGCCACCACTGCCGACAAGCCGATCAATCCAATGAGCCAGAGTATTGTTGCCATGGGTCCTCCTGAGGGCTGTAGGCAGCTTGGCGCCCGTTTCCATACGCTAGCGTATTCTATTCTGCCTTGCCCGGCCGTGGATCGAAACACTCGACTGCTCTGCGTCGCCTGGCGGTCCGCCTGGGCCCGATCTGTTACACTGCCGCCACCATATGGTGGACCTGCGTCGAAAGCGGGCCGCGCCTTGGGGGGTGGGTAGACCGCATGACAGTGAGCTGGATCGAATGGCGTCGTCTGCGCGGGGCCAACATGCTGGGATTTCTGGCCTGTGCCGGGCTGCTTGGTGGCGCGTATTATCTCGAGTTCGTGGTCGGCATGGAGCCCTGCCCGCTGTGCATTCTTCAGCGTCTTGCCATGTTTGCGCTGGGTATCGTGTTCCTGCTTGCCGTGGTTCACGGGCCACGGGGCCGCGGCCGCTTCGGTTACGCATTTCTGATTCTGCTGTCCGCGGGTACCGGCGCCGCGATCGCCGTGCGGCATCTCTGGCTGCAGAGCCTGCCACCCGATCAGGTACCGGCCTGTGGGCCCGGGCTCGATTTCATGGTCGAGGCGTTCCCGCTGCAGGAAGTGCTGATGATGGTTCTCGAGGGGTCCGGCGAGTGCGCCGAGGTGGAAACGTTGTTCGGTGTGACCCTGCCGGGCTGGACGCTGGCGGCGTTCGTTATCGTCGGCCTGTACGGTTTCTGGGTAAACGTGAAGCCGAGGGAGCGGCTGATCTGGGCCTGAAGCAATGAATCGACCTCGCCGTCGTCCACGCCGCAGCCCCGGAAAAGGGCGCCGGCCGGCGCGTAAATCGCGACTGCGCCGGATCATCCCGCCGGTCCTGCTGGGCCTGGTGATACTCACGGCCGGCTGGCTGGTGTCCGTCGATCGTGCCGTGCAGTCCCGTTTTGAAGGCGTCCAGTGGACCATTCCCGCCACCGTCTACGCCCGGCCGCTGGAGTTGCACGCCGGTCTGCAGCTAACCCGCCCGCAAGTCCTGCTGGAACTCGACGCCATGGGTTATCACGAGTCGGCGAGCCTGGAGCGACCGGGCACATGGCGCCCGGCGAATGGTGCAGTGGAGCTGTTCAGTCGTCGCTTCGCCTACTGGGACGGGGATGAATCCGCCCGGCGCCTGCGCCTGGAGTTTGGTGACGGCCGAATTTCCCGGGTCAGGGATGTTGACAGCGGTGCCGAGGTTGCTCTGGCCAGGCTCGATCCCGCCCGCATTGGCAGCATACTTCCAAGCCATCGGGAAGACCGCTTGCTGGTGCGACTGGGGGACGTGCCACCCACGTTGATCGCCGGGCTCATCGTGGTGGAGGACCGTGGTTTCTTCAGTCATCTGGGGCTTTCGCCCAGCGGCATCGCTCGCGCCGCGCTTGCCAATCTGCGCGCCCGGCGGGTTGTCCAGGGGGGTAGCACGCTCACCCAGCAACTGGCGAAGAACTTCTATCTCAGTCGCGACCAGACCCTGTGGCGCAAACTGAACGAAGCCGTCATGGCCGTGATCATGGAGTTGCGCTACGACAAGGAAGCGATCCTCGAGGCCTACCTGAACGAGGTCTATCTTGCCCAGGCACCGGATCGCGCGATCCATGGCATGGGTCTCGCCTCCTACCACTATTTCGGGCAATCCATCGACGCGCTGTCACTCGAGCAGCAGGCCCTGCTGGTGGCCCTTGTGCGTGGTCCGTCGCGTTATCACCCCTACCGCCACCCGGAGCGCGCCATGCAGCGGCGCAATCTGGTGCTTGATCAGATGGCGGCGGCCGGTGTGGCGTCCCCCGTGGATGCGGAACGGGCGAAGGCGCGCCCGCTCGGTGTTGTGCCCCCGAGGCGCCAGCTTGAGTCGAGCTATCCGGCATTCATGACGCTGGTACAGCGCCACCTCCAGCGGGATTATCGAAGGGAGGATCTGCAAACCGAGGGGTTGCGGATTTTCACCACCCTGTCACCGTCGCTGCAGGCTTCTGCAGAACGGGCACTGGCTACCCGGCTGGAGAATCTCCCGGATGTCGAGGGCGCTGTGGTGCTGCTCGACCCCCAGTCCGGTGAGGTGCAGGCGCTGGTTGGTGGCAAGGACCCGCGCTACGCAGGATTCAACCGGGCACTGGATGCGCGGCGGCAGATCGGGTCGTTGGTGAAACCGCTGGTGTATCTCACCGCACTGGAGCAGTCCAGTCGCTATGGGCTCGGGACGGTGCTGCCCGACGAGCCGTTGACGCTGGAGGATCGGGCTGGAAGCCCCTGGGAGCCGAGGAATTATGATCGCCAGTATCGTGGGCCGGTGCTGCTGGTGGAGGCTCTGGCGCATTCCTACAACTTGCCGGCCATTCACCTCGGGATCGAACTCGGACTGCAGCAGGTCGCGAGAACCGGCGTGCGCCTGGGGGTGCCCGATCCGGGGCGTGTTTATCCCGCCTACCTGCTGGGTACGCAGGCCCTGACTCCCCTGGAAGTGGCGGAGCTCTACCAGGTCTTCGCATCCGGCGGATACCGGACTCCGGCCCGCTCCGTGCGTGCCGTGACCCGGCAGGACGGCAGCCGTCTGAATCGTTATCCTCTGGCCGTCGATCAGGTGGCAGAAGGCATTGCCATCGAACTGGTCAATGCCGGGATGCAGGCTGCGGTGCAGGTTGGCACGGCGCGGGGGTTACGTACGCGCCTGCCCGGCCAGGCTGCGGGGGTCGCCGGCAAGACCGGCACCACCGACGATGGTCGGGACAGCTGGTTCGCAGGGTTTTCCGCGGATCGCCTCGCTGTAGTCTGGGTTGGCCGTGACGATAATCAGCCGACGGAACTCACCGGTGCCAGCGGAGGCTTGCCCGTCTGGGCGGACATCATGGCGGACGCGGCTTTGCGGCCCTATATTCCGCGCCATCAGGACGCCCTCGAGGCTGTCTGGATTGATCGGACAACGGGGTTGCGATCAGACGAGGGCTGTACCGGTGCCATGCAGTTGCCCTATCGCCTCGGCGCTGCCCCTGATGAATGGACCGACTGTGGTCGCCGCGCGGCATCGCCGGCGCGGGGCGGCGGCTGGTTGAGAGGGCTCTTCAGATGAAGCGCAATCAAGCGTATTTACACGGTGTCATACTGCTGCTCGGCGTGTTTCTTGTGGGTTGCGCTGCACCGCTGGATCCATCGGCGCGCACGTCGCCGCAACCAGAGGCACCCCAAGCCGAACGGGCCGAGCCTTCACCCGAGCCGGATTCCCGGGAACAGGACGTCCCCGCCGCGGCTCGGGCGCTCCAGGATCAAGCGGAAGCCGCATCTGCAGAAGGCGACCATGAGCGTGCAGCAGCCCTGCTGGAGCGGGCCATCGGCATCGCGCCCAATCACCCGGTCCTGTGGCACAACCTCGCAGTGGTCCACTATCGACAAGGTGATTATCGTCAGGCGGAATCCATGGCCCTCCGATCTCTGGATGTCGGTTCAGGTCAGGCCAGCCTGATGCGCAGGAACTGGGAGCTGATTGCTGCGAGCCGTGATCAGGCCGGAGATCGGGATGGGGCCAGTG is a genomic window of Natronocella acetinitrilica containing:
- a CDS encoding disulfide bond formation protein B, with protein sequence MTVSWIEWRRLRGANMLGFLACAGLLGGAYYLEFVVGMEPCPLCILQRLAMFALGIVFLLAVVHGPRGRGRFGYAFLILLSAGTGAAIAVRHLWLQSLPPDQVPACGPGLDFMVEAFPLQEVLMMVLEGSGECAEVETLFGVTLPGWTLAAFVIVGLYGFWVNVKPRERLIWA
- the sufC gene encoding Fe-S cluster assembly ATPase SufC, translating into MLEIRNLRASVEGEEILKGINLTIEAGEVHAIMGPNGSGKSTLSKVLAGHDGYEVTEGEVIYQGRNLLELEPEERAREGIFLGFQYPVEIPGVANSYFLKAAVNAIRKHRGEPEVEAVEFLKLIRERMKLVKMDDNLFKRPVNEGFSGGEKKRNEIFQMAVLEPTLAVLDETDSGLDIDALKTVSEGVNALRSPSRAFLLITHYQRLLNYIQPDHVHVLVKGQIVRSGGKELAEELEHSGYALFEEDAA
- a CDS encoding methyl-accepting chemotaxis protein translates to MNLFGFFRSSGQTASLVTESVGRAPRDYTEVLGSIAALGTELGDITGNMAEGLDRISERVAREASQYRELLDSAEDLDQRNRTVDTSAGRARESASEASTQVSAWKDTIEQAVKAVGELTESVGTIEHQVGGLKSALDRVAEVAAGITSIAKQTNLLALNATIEATRAGEVGRGFAVVAEHVKELARQTSEATADIRALLEELTSRIDRLMDRGAAGTERAESVRQGAETLSTMMAAVAEAMADVERESDRIGSAVSAIDEHCRETVDGLNGMRQDVAQADNAVSEAQQRAAGLLETATALGSLGKDGQIGANAVAQAAVHGRRIAVETSDIAGNVDAIAGRVDRQAALFEQLQQMTETLGQHHGEVDEAARGAQHVAATAAQDVANAASTVTESITSMQALADDVSGIHQDLTGLADVLARITKAARGIDGIAKQTNLLALNAAIEAARAGEAGHGFAVVADEVKQLAQQTSEATTDIETTLNGLTVQAHTLADIGAQGSLRAREVRAATGSLDEVVERIGQAMAGVDRQSNEIVEAVQAIRALCASMQDHLTGLSRESAISAEHLKEMQEDGNRVLGKAEALLNLVNDGELETPERDMISRAREAARSVSAAFEQAVRDQRISLEELFDRDYRPIADSDPKQYLTRYTGFTDEVLPAIQEPHYQAADTILACCTTDDHGHIATHNQHVSQPQRPDDPLWNAANCRNRRMFDDRVGLAAAKNEKPFLLQAYRRNMGDRFVLTMDASSPVMVNGRHWGAVRIIYLP
- the sufU gene encoding Fe-S cluster assembly sulfur transfer protein SufU encodes the protein MTEQSPAALYQTVVIEHNRSPRNFRVVEPCSHAATGRNPVCGDTVILLLRVDDHGRIADVGFQGDSCAVTTASASLLTVNLLGQTVDDALELARSVEIMISQGDRVADSAPGRDDLNVLADVRHFPGRCNCARLPWMTLQTMLGEQADPVAKQSAAALQVTVDR
- the sufD gene encoding Fe-S cluster assembly protein SufD; the encoded protein is MSAVAEEKSVYLADFEAQAPAAEPAWLRERREAGIRAFEAQGFPGRRVEAWRNVKLNALAQEHFRPASTLGAIPMALAPTAALIPEAHRMVFVDGHLSESHESMNALPAGVAVRRLPEAVASEPDALQADLAARAELDHHPFAALNTAFWSDGVVVDVAADTAVDQPIVLVFMASEAAAGVAVYPRVLVRTAAGAEVELAIVHAGPDGLSYMSCPVVEVSVGDNSRVTLHHLQEEGDGAYHFGLVHADLGRDARFHAHSFSTGAKIGRTDFYVNLNGEGAHAELGGLSLVNDGQYTDYHTWVRHQVGHCTSEQLFKGILDGKAESVFDGLIRVAKDAQKTDSQQQNRNLLLSPRALAHSNPRLEIYADDVKCAHGSTVGQLDKDALFYLRSRGIGEKDARGLLTFAFANDMLEAVGIESLKQYQRERLFGILPGDEAAKELS
- a CDS encoding acyl-CoA dehydrogenase — encoded protein: MATILWLIGLIGLSAVVAYAGVWLLTGTAIMAVYLALMTVAGPLHWTVNLLLWLLFALIAIPLNVEGLRRRYISRPLFHWFGKVLPAMSETEREAIEAGTVWWDGQLFSGNPDWDALLHYPSPRLSDEEQTFLDGPTEDLCRMTNEWDVTFKRMDLSPETWDFIRSQGFLGLIIPKEYGGKGFSAIAHSEIAMKLASRCSDLGSTVMVPNSLGPAELLMHYGTEAQRSHYLPRLARGEEIPCFALTSPEAGSDAAGSMRDYGIVCKGDWQGEEVIGLRLTWEKRYITLGPVATLLGLAFRAYDPDGLLGDEPDLGITLALIPTKTPGVNIGRRHFPLNAAFMNGPNSGKDVFIPLDWIIGGRDMVGKGWMMLMNCLSVGRSISLPAGGTGAAKACALHTGAYARVRRQFKMPIGEFEGIQEALARIGGLTYLMDAARTMTAGAVDLGEKPSVLSAVVKYHLTEGMRQCVNDAMDVHGGKGICLGPNNYLGRTYQTAPISITVEGANILTRNMMIFGQGAIRCHPFVLREMLLTREADQEQAAEDFDALLMEHLGFGAGNAARSLLLGLTGGGLLSTPGGRSTRRYYRQLTRLSAAFALLADCSMLVLGGSLKRRERISARLGDVLSYLYLGSACLKRYEDQGRPSEDLPLLQWAMAHCLSMIELRLDEVLKNFPDRVVAAVLRPIIFPLGRRLRGPDDRTGAKVARLLMEPNPALDRLVAGAYRSADPEDGAGAVLHAVDRVIAAAPIEARVQKAIKEGALQPALWEELADAALAKGLISDHEAATLREADAARRTVIAVDDFSPTDVLPGKPRRKQTRAA
- a CDS encoding cysteine desulfurase, whose protein sequence is MSSVNPVVQSAPVALDIAAIRREFPVLDQQVNGHPLVYLDNGASAQKPNAVIEAEAQCYREYYANIHRGVHSLSQRSTSAFEAVRGKVRQLLNAPSEKEVIFTRGTTEGINLVAYSFVEPRLQPGDEILITAMEHHSNIVPWQILCERTGAKLVVVPISDAGEISLEDVEARLSERTRIVSIIHVSNALGTINPVKQVVDLAHARDIPVLVDGAQSAPHMPVDVQALGCDFFVFSGHKLYGPSGVGVLWGRYDLLKAMRPWQGGGDMIRSVTFEKTEFADPPARFEAGTPNIAGVIGLGAAVDWFMALDPAAVAAHEADLLAYATEQVGGIAGVRLIGTAHERAGALSFVMEDAHPHDIGTILDGYGVAVRAGHHCAEPVMRRYGVPATARASFGVYNTREEVDRLVMAIGKVRELFGPR